Genomic DNA from Osmia lignaria lignaria isolate PbOS001 chromosome 6, iyOsmLign1, whole genome shotgun sequence:
TTGACAAATCGGTCAAGTTCTACACTATAAATATACTCGATGCGTATCGAGTTAGAAAACTATAAATACACGTGATGCGCGTTCTGTTGCAGCATTCGTGACTGTATACACTTCCGGTTTCGGCATAACAGCGGGTGCACATAGGCTTTGGTCCCACAGGGCGTACAAAGCGAAATGGCCTCTAAGACTACTTCTCATTTTCCTGTTTACCATCACAGGACAGGTTTTATACCATTttcgaattattattttttttttttcataaacaaattgataataaaattttgtttcgttTATAGAAACACGTGTACGCATGGGCGTTGGATCACAGGGTGCACCATAAATACAGCGAGACGGATGCTGATCCCCATAACGTGAAACGGGGTTTCTTTTTCGCCCATGTGGGCTGGCTTTTCATTACACCGCATCCTGATGTAATTTCGAAAAGGAAAGCCGTTGACATGAGCGATTTAGAGGCTGACCCCATTGTCATGTGGCAAAAGAGGTAATTCAACAAGATTGATAAATTCTTAGTATTAACAATTTGACTTGATCATTAAATTGTAGTTaaagagaataataaaaataacaaaaatttgttTAGTAAtccttaaaaaaaattttcattaacgaCCACTTTTATCTCCAGACTATACATACCTCTGTTTCTTTTACTAACCGTCGGACTTCCGGTCGGTGTGCCGTGCTACTTCTGGTCAGAATCAGTATGGATATCTTTCTGGGTGAACTTCAACTTCCGGTTCTGCGTGACCCTCAACATAGCGTTCTTCGTGAACAGCGTGGCTCACATGTGGGGTCAACGACCCTATGATAAGTaagtttgcaaaattaaaataaaaaaaaacgactataaaattagaaatttgtaaGTAACCAATATCTTAGGTACATTTCCCCCGTCGAAAACGTGGCAGTGTCCATAGCAGCCCTCGGCGAAGGATGGCACAACTTCCATCACGTCTTCCCTTGGGATTACAAGACAGGAGAGTTAGGGAATTACACGTTCAATGTAACCACTGCGTTCATTGATATGTTTTCACATATTGGATGGGCATACGATCGCAAATACGTCTCGCCAGCCATGGTACGACGAAGAGCGAACAGATCTGGTGATGGCAGTCATGTCTGGGGTTTTGGAGACACGGATATCCCTATGGAGGACCAAAAAGAATTAGAACTCATGGACAGGAAGAAACAATAAGGACTCAGTTTTGCTGTTCCTGAAAATATGACAATACAGTATTTATGTGTGATTGAGATGCAAGATTGATCTTCTGAAACGCAAACATTTTATTAGAAAGTGATTTTTCAGTCGATAGTGTGAATTGAGTTTGTTCTAATCGTGAATTTAAATAGATACAGGGAAATAGTTTTATATGAATACATAAAAGTGATGATGATAGTGTAGTACAATATCGAGGATATACGAAGAATGAGAACAAATATTCCTCTTTACTATTTATTGAGAAAATATGTAATTCTGTCCACTGCCAGCGAAGTACTTTCAAAAAGTTTATATCAATTGTAAATAAAGTAGATTCCGATTAATGAAGATAAGTAGAATTCTATATAACCAACAGATCAATACTGATTAACTTGAGCGGTTTTCTGTTAGATGGCTACACTTTTGGCGGACTTTTCAAAACAATGAATTCGAAACCTCAGAAGTTTAAAACAAAGAATTAGATGGTTTTCGCGATAGGTAAAGACAAAAGTCGACTTGTGAAATCAGAAATTGTATTTCAGTGGATCGATACAATAGAAAGATAACGGACGAAGGACGCAATTAGAAATCGAAATATATTCAGCACACGTTACAGTACGCTGGTATCCTACGTTGATGAATTACATCGAAACCAAGTACctcataaaaatttcatttacactcATTCGAATTGAAAGAAACGAACGGAAATATGTTTCTCCTTCTCGGTACAACATCGTTCGACATTATTCTGcgatcgaaaaagaaaaaaaaatgcacCGTTTACAATATACAATGCCATCTGTGATTCAGTGAATGCAAGTCAAGAAGAAAAGTTTTACAAATAGGATATTAACGCTATATAATTATCATGAAAGTCGATCAACAGCGAAGAGCAAAAGTTTCCTTCTCGACAGATTCGATCCCTTCGTATGATTTTTTAAAACGCAACCTCTCGTGATTTTATAGATTCTTTCGATTTCGTTGAATTCATATAACattggaattttcttttttcattcgtgTTAATTTCAATGGGGGAGTGAAAAATTACGTTTCTCAAAAATCTGTCGAGAAAAATGTGTCTATATCTAAATATTCGAGTGGCTTCGAACTTCTCGATCGAACACAGAATCGcaaatccttttctttttttaataaaggaCAAAATTTCAGGAAATCGAATTGGAACTTTATTGTGGGAGAAACCTTTGAAACTAATTATCCACGTTGAGACGATCAGATAACCTCGAgtcttatttaaaaaattattgctcTCGATTTTCTTCTATTCTAAACGTTCAATCTCGAACTGTTTTATCCGCAAATAGATAACCtcaattttaaaagaaagaaaattttcaatgcgATTTTTGAGTTCGCATACGAGAAACTCTTACACACTTATTATTAGTGCAATGCGATCGTTAATGTATGTACAATCTTATATAATTGCCAATGGTTCCTTCGTGAGaacctctctttttttcttcttcatttttctcaAGGTCTCACGAATAAGGACCTCGCGTTTCTACGAAGCTACTGCAACTCGATAAATTGCGTTCATACTAGACGGAAGTCTAAAAATCA
This window encodes:
- the LOC117601530 gene encoding acyl-CoA Delta-9 desaturase, producing MSPNKERMPPAECHASEDEEENSKANNRIAVTDDFLTVDENYSSSKVEYVPRIAWPDLTAQIFIHAGCVYGLYLIFAKAKFFTVLWAFVTVYTSGFGITAGAHRLWSHRAYKAKWPLRLLLIFLFTITGQKHVYAWALDHRVHHKYSETDADPHNVKRGFFFAHVGWLFITPHPDVISKRKAVDMSDLEADPIVMWQKRLYIPLFLLLTVGLPVGVPCYFWSESVWISFWVNFNFRFCVTLNIAFFVNSVAHMWGQRPYDKYISPVENVAVSIAALGEGWHNFHHVFPWDYKTGELGNYTFNVTTAFIDMFSHIGWAYDRKYVSPAMVRRRANRSGDGSHVWGFGDTDIPMEDQKELELMDRKKQ